A region of Nakaseomyces glabratus chromosome M, complete sequence DNA encodes the following proteins:
- the REC107 gene encoding Rec107p (CAGL0M07832g~Ortholog(s) have role in reciprocal meiotic recombination and condensed nuclear chromosome localization), which produces MEQRLETEDLHSESTDISSSIDADDLLHSGDSSLGEADKQIMEWAGKLELESIDLREKSEKLINTLTNMSQELMKVSSQLVKQLENCNHSKEEDIVDQVYKLDVNINNQLQDWKKSFSDQLKSINHNSNLGQIKNLTECMANQEANILGAIRHNSTILKDECRDIIKSQELAGAPKLQRAVDYLHEIMHNMSCQTESMNELLLSIDKQLHNIDLALIKEKDQYKVQFKAFKRSLRDMITSNRNNVEDTVVNTVQVTIERKLEDMFDKMFDQKLLGKLRLLITKGEIPVPEGSKLANAIPLNRHTNDYDLNGTTWTDSSSQDGPRTRARFRTKNKVTKPRKSEISRTIIPWCEISSPPVEYTSDL; this is translated from the exons ATGGAGCAGCGGTTAGAGACCGAAGATTTGCACTCTGAAAGTACTGATATATCCTCCTCAATAGATGCAGATGATTTGTTACATAGTGGAGACTCTTCTCTTGGTGAAGCAGACAAACAGATTATGGAATGGGCTGGGAAACTTGAGTTAGAAAGTATAGATCTCAGGGAAAAGTCGgagaaattaataaatacatTGACAAATATGTCTCAAGAGCTAATGAAAGTGAGCTCGCAATTAGTGAAACAATTAGAGAATTGTAACCACagcaaagaagaag ATATTGTCGACCAAGTCTATAAGCTTGATGTTAATATAAACAATCAATTACAAGATTGGAAAAAAAGCTTTAGTGATCAGttgaaaagtataaatCATAACAGTAATTTAGGTCAAATTAAAAACTTAACAGAGTGTATGGCCAACCAAGAAGCCAACATTCTTGGCGCAATTAGACACAACAGTACTATTTTGAAAGATGAATGCAGagatataataaaatcacAAGAATTAGCTGGCGCCCCAAAATTGCAGAGAGCAGTGGATTACCTACATGAGATTATGCACAATATGTCATGCCAAACTGAATCTATGAATGAACTGTTACTTTCAATTGACAAGCAGTTACATAATATTGATCTAGCTCtcattaaagaaaaagatcAATACAAAGTACAATTTAAAGCTTTTAAAAGGAGCTTAAGAGATATGATTACATCTAATCGTAATAATGTTGAAGACACTGTAGTAAATACAGTGCAAGTAActattgaaagaaaattggAGGATATGTTTGATAAGATGTTCGATCAGAAATTATTGGGTAAGTTAAGACTTTTAATTACCAAGGGAGAGATACCAGTACCGGAGGGAAGTAAATTAGCGAATGCCATTCCACTTAATAGACATACTAATGACTATGATTTGAATGGAACAACTTGGACAGATTCCTCTTCCCAAGACGGACCTAGAACTCGAGCTAGATTCAGAACCAAAAACAAAGTTACAAAGCCGCGGAAGTCAGAAATTTCTAGGACTATAATACCATGGTGTGAGATTTCTTCTCCACCGGTCGAATATACATCAGACTTGTGA
- the LSM8 gene encoding U4/U6-U5 snRNP complex subunit LSM8 (CAGL0M07854g~Ortholog(s) have RNA binding activity, role in mRNA splicing, via spliceosome and U4/U6 x U5 tri-snRNP complex, U6 snRNP, nucleolus localization) — MSPLLKQYLNKDIVVVTTAGEVMHVVLDGYDKYTNLVVKEGDKIRLLRGSEIVVCGLLEDAKALEGLPMDSHVYKDTKNVIKDEYLIWEAVNKKHQSTHKKRKLK, encoded by the coding sequence ATGTCGCCTTTATTGAAGCAGTACTTGAACAAAGACATAGTGGTAGTGACCACAGCTGGTGAAGTGATGCATGTCGTTTTGGATGGTTACGATAAATACACAAACCTTGTGGTCAAAGAAGGAGACAAGATCAGACTTCTGCGAGGTAGTGAGATAGTTGTGTGCGGGTTGTTAGAAGATGCAAAAGCACTAGAAGGGCTGCCGATGGATTCACATGTCTATAAGGACACGAAGAATGTTATCAAGGATGAGTATCTGATATGGGAAGCTGTAAATAAGAAACATCAATCTACACATAAGAAGAGGAAACTCAAATGA
- the MDE1 gene encoding methylthioribulose 1-phosphate dehydratase MDE1 (CAGL0M07876g~Ortholog(s) have methylthioribulose 1-phosphate dehydratase activity, role in L-methionine salvage from methylthioadenosine and cytosol, nucleus localization) yields the protein MGEAAELICTLCKQFYHLNWCTGTGGGISIRERNGESDVAYIAPSGVQKELMRPEDLFVMDLIKGDYLSIPRGLKPSACTPLFLACYKKRNSGAVIHTHSQNAVMCSLLFDKEFKISNIEQIKAMPNHGYYDTLTIPIIENMAHEDELIDQLNDVLDKYSQDTVAVIVRRHGIFVWGPSIEKCKIYNEAIDYLLELALKMHQYNIPLP from the coding sequence ATGGGTGAAGCAGCGGAACTTATCTGTACATTGTGCAAACAGTTTTACCATTTGAACTGGTGTACCGGTACTGGTGGTGGTATTTCCATAAGAGAGAGGAATGGGGAGAGTGATGTTGCGTATATTGCACCTTCAGGAGTCCAAAAAGAGCTGATGAGACCCGAAGATTTGTTTGTGATGGATTTGATCAAAGGTGACTACTTGAGCATCCCCCGGGGATTAAAGCCCAGTGCTTGCACGCCATTGTTCTTGGCTTGTTATAAGAAGAGAAACAGTGGTGCTGTGATACATACACACTCGCAAAATGCGGTGATGTGCTCACTTCTATTCGACAAAGAGTTCAAAATTTCCAACATTGAACAGATCAAAGCCATGCCAAACCACGGTTACTATGATACTTTGACCATCCCCATCATAGAAAACATGGCACATGAAGATGAGCTGATAGACCAGCTGAATGATGTGCTGGACAAGTACTCCCAGGATACCGTGGCTGTTATAGTGAGGAGACATGGTATCTTCGTATGGGGCCCATCCATCGAGAAATGTAAAATCTATAACGAAGCAATCGACTATTTGCTTGAGCTCGCTTTGAAAATGCACCAATACAATATACCATTACCTTGA
- the STU2 gene encoding Stu2p (CAGL0M07898g~Ortholog(s) have microtubule binding, microtubule plus end polymerase, structural constituent of cytoskeleton activity) yields the protein MADEEVDIERLTLQEKLDHKLWKARQRGYQDLQKELEEGILDPSFFDQLWGETGRFEQYIQDSNVVALESAVVALNSFLGKKISKIVDSGDDTIKTHAKFQVDAWVPVLIIKPLSSTRAATKKNAMECIIKLVSLMDSVDYTISAILTKLPSVIKQPKPTAAIINILNQILTKFQCNLLASADLLKQLLEPLPKLSSHADRNVRSETMNLIVTVFLKVDGFQNRALLDELLLNSLKPIQIKDMEKMIDKVKDQKPEIMPYVWEDVIAKNKQQFNVDEDGDTVMMGSNTEPKQDNTNNNVNALDSLVAGDTILDKFPDEFHSRVESQKWKDRAEALEEFYDHALSKLKKIDGNANENYTNLFSMYGHIISKDINVQVVTIAAESIDKICHALPKQKLTKHLIQLVFNPLLERTKEKKPTLLDAIRKTLKTLVEHSNPVLPHNEDMLQLILQYMEHKVPQIRMECTSLFNYVLQLEAPGFDIHSSYLFGEISRIVPKVVKIVNDTNPSIRQVGFDCFATLVTLLGKRPFIDSLDKLDTQKRKKIEELINSKSRPSSGALPGTRAGATSTVLPVKRPPTSPLKKPPTSTSPRSRVLLTSRSLTKPNFGGSQPAPVAELTTGTLTPNKRFDKAVDNGVQGITSNGGANYVSKFNSERERWDKERGGLLSSIKKLEDTNAELTARNFELVDKLTSFEKEREQQNLVINSKNEENGKLLEKIDFLEMKVKELQEKLDSNLSSARTFSLGTELSVPEAKRVVESSDDELPKRVNSLRINSRASTLSSSDQQLFSRQFSGRDDEESWKRAAEVTRKLKERIETMKARNRELSN from the coding sequence ATGGCGGACGAGGAGGTAGATATTGAGAGGTTGACGCTGCAAGAAAAGCTGGACCATAAGTTATGGAAAGCACGTCAGCGTGGATACCAGGATTTGCAAAAGGAATTGGAAGAGGGTATACTGGATCCTTCATTTTTTGATCAGCTATGGGGGGAAACAGGCAGGTTTGAACAGTATATACAGGACTCAAACGTGGTGGCTCTTGAGAGCGCTGTTGTAGCCCTGAACAGTTTCCTGGGTAAAAAGATAAGTAAAATTGTCGATAGTGGTGACGATACAATCAAGACACATGCTAAGTTTCAAGTGGATGCGTGGGTTCCCGTGTTGATAATAAAGCCATTGAGCTCAACGAGGGCCGCAACGAAGAAGAATGCTATGGAATGCATAATAAAATTGGTATCATTGATGGACTCAGTTGACTACACGATTTCAGCGATACTGACGAAATTGCCATCAGTTATCAAACAACCAAAACCTACAGCTGCAATAATTAATATACTCAATCAAATACTTACCAAGTTTCAATGCAATTTATTGGCATCTGCAGACCTGCTAAAGCAGTTACTCGAGCCGTTACCAAAACTGTCTAGTCATGCTGATAGAAATGTTAGGTCTGAGACCATGAATCTAATAGTTACAGTTTTCCTAAAAGTAGACGGGTTCCAAAATAGAGCTTTACTTGATGAATTACTATTAAACTCCTTGAAACCTATCCAGATAAAAGATATGGAAAAGATGATAGATAAGGTCAAAGATCAGAAGCCAGAGATCATGCCCTATGTATGGGAGGATGTAATcgcaaaaaataaacaacaaTTTAACgttgatgaagatggaGACACGGTTATGATGGGAAGTAATACTGAGCCAAAACAGGATAATACCAATAACAATGTAAATGCCTTAGACTCACTGGTTGCTGGTGATACCATTCTGGATAAGTTCCCGGACGAATTCCATAGCCGGGTTGAATCGCAGAAATGGAAGGATAGAGCAGAAGCTCTTGAGGAATTCTATGATCATGCTTTAagtaaattgaaaaagataGATGGCAATGCCAATGAAAACTATACAAATCTATTTTCAATGTATGGACATATTATTTCCAAAGATATAAATGTGCAAGTGGTTACAATCGCTGCTGAATCGATAGATAAAATATGCCACGCACTTCCGAAACAGAAATTGACAAAACATCTTATTCAGTTAGTTTTTAATCCTTTATTGGAGAGAacaaaggagaagaagcCCACATTATTGGATGCGATTAGAAAGACGCTAAAAACTTTGGTGGAACACAGTAATCCAGTACTACCGCATAATGAAGACATGCTTCAACTAATCTTGCAATATATGGAACACAAAGTACCGCAAATAAGAATGGAGTGTACAAGCTTATTCAACTACGTGTTACAATTGGAGGCCCCAGGGTTTGACATACATTCCTCTTATTTATTTGGTGAGATCTCCAGAATTGTACCAAAGGTGGTTAAGATCGTAAACGACACGAACCCTAGTATTAGACAAGTTGGTTTCGACTGTTTTGCAACTCTTGTGACATTGCTCGGAAAGAGGCCATTTATAGATAGCTTGGATAAGCTTGACACACAAAAGCGGAAGAAAATAGAGGAATTGATAAATTCCAAATCTAGACCATCATCTGGTGCACTTCCCGGCACGAGGGCCGGAGCAACCTCAACAGTTCTCCCCGTGAAGAGACCACCAACATCACCACTGAAGAAACCTCCAACTTCAACATCACCTCGATCTAGGGTCCTATTAACTTCGCGGTCACTGACTAAACCGAATTTTGGTGGCTCACAACCTGCACCTGTTGCTGAACTCACTACAGGCACACTGACGCCGAACAAGCGTTTCGATAAGGCTGTGGATAACGGTGTACAAGGTATCACGAGTAATGGTGGTGCCAATTACGTTAGCAAGTTCAACTCGGAGCGAGAGAGGTGGGATAAGGAGCGGGGTGGGCTGTTGAGCAGTATAAAAAAGCTTGAAGATACCAATGCAGAACTCACTGCGCGTAACTTTGAGCTTGTTGACAAGCTCACGTCATTTGAGAAAGAGAGGGAGCAACAGAACTTGGTGATCAATAGCAAGAACGAGGAGAACGGCAAGCTTTTAGAGAAAATTGACTTCCTGGAGATGAAAGTCAAAGAACTGCAAGAGAAACTAGATAGTAATCTGAGCTCGGCGAGGACTTTCTCGTTGGGGACGGAGTTGAGCGTCCCTGAGGCCAAGCGTGTAGTTGAGTCGAGCGACGACGAGTTGCCAAAGCGTGTGAACTCGTTGCGGATCAACTCTCGTGCCTCTACTCTAAGCTCTTCAGATCAGCAGCTATTCTCGAGACAGTTCAGTGGCAGGGACGATGAGGAGTCCTGGAAGCGAGCAGCTGAGGTCACTCGAAAGTTGAAAGAACGGATCGAGACCATGAAGGCCAGAAACCGGGAACTAAGTAACTAA
- the PDC1 gene encoding indolepyruvate decarboxylase 1 (CAGL0M07920g~Pyruvate decarboxylase, involved in pyruvate metabolism; increased in azole resistant strain and in ace2 mutant cells), with translation MSEITLGRYLFERLNQVDVKTIFGLPGDFNLSLLDKIYEVEGMRWAGNANELNAAYAADGYARIKGMSCIITTFGVGELSALNGIAGSYAEHVGVLHVVGVPSISSQAKQLLLHHTLGNGDFTVFHRMSANISETTAMVTDIATAPAEIDRCIRTTYITQRPVYLGLPANLVDLKVPAKLLETPIDLSLKPNDPEAETEVVDTVLELIKAAKNPVILADACASRHDVKAETKKLIDATQFPSFVTPMGKGSIDEQHPRFGGVYVGTLSRPEVKEAVESADLILSVGALLSDFNTGSFSYSYKTKNIVEFHSDYIKIRNATFPGVQMKFALQKLLNAVPEAIKGYKPVPVPARVPENKSCDPATPLKQEWMWNQVSKFLQEGDVVITETGTSAFGINQTPFPNNAYGISQVLWGSIGFTTGACLGAAFAAEEIDPKKRVILFIGDGSLQLTVQEISTMIRWGLKPYLFVLNNDGYTIERLIHGEKAGYNDIQNWDHLALLPTFGAKDYENHRVATTGEWDKLTQDKEFNKNSKIRMIEVMLPVMDAPTSLIEQAKLTASINAKQE, from the coding sequence ATGTCTGAGATTACTTTGGGTAGATACTTGTTCGAGAGATTGAACCAAGTCGACGTTAAGACCATCTTCGGTTTGCCAGGTGACTTCAACTTGTCCCTATTGGACAAGATCTACGAAGTTGAAGGTATGAGATGGGCTGGTAACGCTAACGAATTGAACGCTGCTTACGCTGCTGACGGTTACGCTAGAATCAAGGGTATGTCCTGTATCATCACCACCTTCGGTGTCGGTGAATTGTCTGCCTTGAACGGTATTGCCGGTTCTTACGCTGAACACGTCGGTGTCTTGCACGTCGTCGGTGTCCCATCCATCTCCTCTCAAGCTAAGCAATTGTTGTTGCACCACACCTTGGGTAACGGTGACTTCACTGTCTTCCACAGAATGTCCGCTAACATCTCTGAGACCACCGCTATGGTCACTGACATCGCTACCGCTCCAGCTGAGATCGACAGATGTATCAGAACCACCTACATCACCCAAAGACCAGTCTACTTGGGTCTACCAGCTAACTTGGTCGACCTAAAGGTCCCAGCCAAGCTTTTGGAAACCCCAATTGACTTGTCCTTGAAGCCAAACGACCCAGAAGCCGAAACTGAAGTCGTTGACACCGTCTTGGAATTGATCAAGGCTGCTAAGAACCCAGTTATCTTGGCTGATGCTTGTGCTTCCAGACACGACGTCAAGGCTGAAACCAAGAAGTTGATTGACGCCACTCAATTCCCATCCTTCGTTACCCCAATGGGTAAGGGTTCCATCGACGAACAACACCCAAGATTCGGTGGTGTCTACGTCGGTACCTTGTCCAGACCAGAAGTTAAGGAAGCTGTTGAATCCGCTGACTTGATCTTGTCTGTCGGTGCTTTGTTGTCCGATTTCAACACTGGTTCTTTCTCTTACTCTTACAAGACCAAGAACATCGTCGAATTCCACTCTGACTACATCAAGATCAGAAACGCTACCTTCCCAGGTGTCCAAATGAAGTTCGCTTTGCAAAAGTTGTTGAACGCCGTCCCAGAAGCTATCAAGGGTTACAAGCCAGTCCCTGTCCCAGCTAGAGTCCCAGAAAACAAGTCCTGTGACCCAGCTACCCCATTGAAGCAAGAATGGATGTGGAACCAAGTTTCCAAGTTCTTGCAAGAAGGTGATGTTGTTATCACTGAAACCGGTACCTCCGCTTTTGGTATCAACCAAACCCCATTCCCAAACAACGCTTACGGTATCTCCCAAGTTCTATGGGGTTCCATCGGTTTCACCACCGGTGCTTGTTTGGGTGCCGCTTTCGCTGCTGAAGAAATCGACCCAAAGAAGAGAGTTATCTTGTTCATTGGTGACGGTTCTTTGCAATTGACTGTCCAAGAAATCTCCACCATGATCAGATGGGGCTTGAAGCCATACTTGTTCGTCTTGAACAACGACGGTTACACCATCGAAAGATTGATTCACGGTGAAAAGGCTGGTTACAACGACATCCAAAACTGGGACCACTTGGCTCTATTGCCAACCTTCGGTGCTAAGGACTACGAAAACCACAGAGTCGCCACCACCGGTGAATGGGACAAGTTGACCCAAGACAAGGAATTCAACAAGAACTCCAAGATCAGAATGATCGAAGTTATGTTGCCAGTTATGGACGCTCCAACTTCCTTGATTGAACAAGCTAAGTTGACCGCTTCCATCAACGCTAAGCAAGAATAA
- the FRE8 gene encoding putative ferric-chelate reductase (CAGL0M07942g~Ortholog(s) have oxidoreductase activity, oxidizing metal ions activity, role in cellular metal ion homeostasis and endoplasmic reticulum, fungal-type vacuole membrane localization), giving the protein MNAYDGNSTVPDRRAEKLAQSRIADLYSRACFTCALIIICVMIPSYNRVTLSQRYFQVMHYFRHHFVARHAWIHRLRVYHNKSLQQCIFWCSFVGIFTLHGSQGNFFIVVKKLGRLAVALMPPLLFLTLRPSPLPKTLYLTLLPFHKWIGRIVVLAAFLHSVFYAYVMCANKVLLEKMRKPANLYGLIAMVLFVLIVVTSLAPIRRRAFRVFYTVHYLSTWLVVVLIYMHARPGVPYYTAMSLSILVAQVIYRVRITRVCVAKVQRISPTLTLMEFPLEQLALRPQYPGAHVRIRPAKGGGLARAVDYLVNGLVVPLQHPFTIANLPKDDKIQLIIRSEKFPMRDGMRYHVSGAFEPVINFLTKPRNLADSLVKYRSTFALGRGTQALLGSPLNYIVDSQRVLIVVGGTGISFGLPLLRVLNFNGCLVKLKWAIRDFRDLRILSHIRNNFEGMEVYISGQGAEDEIEIEYTDNDFSDNEHTPLLSHHHMQGGSLLDSMDHVGSGNARAMDPGAKRDTKATNNANGVNSANGANGGYCLRNVARENTADEIDFTDVFKNDTEHKRVPVGVFREPSIIEEQEDRDKKIAIPSGVKVFHGRPRLDQHDYNWCMESECGVNDVSVDKRRVWVVAAGPPGLIDATSRWSTDSGLRFHGESFAV; this is encoded by the coding sequence ATGAATGCGTATGATGGGAATTCTACGGTGCCGGACAGGAGGGCTGAGAAGTTAGCGCAGTCGCGCATCGCGGACCTGTACTCGCGAGCGTGCTTCACCTGTGCGCTGATCATTATATGTGTGATGATACCGTCCTACAATCGGGTCACACTGTCGCAGCGGTATTTTCAAGTGATGCACTACTTCCGCCACCATTTTGTGGCCAGACACGCCTGGATACACAGGCTCCGAGTGTACCACAACAAGTCTCTCCAGCAGTGCATATTTTGGTGCAGCTTTGTTGGCATTTTCACGTTGCATGGTTCGCAGGgcaattttttcattgtGGTCAAGAAACTTGGCAGGCTAGCGGTGGCGTTGATGCCGCCGCTGTTGTTCCTGACGTTGCGCCCTTCGCCGTTGCCCAAGACGCTATACTTGACGTTACTCCCGTTCCACAAGTGGATTGGGCGCATAGTCGTGCTGGCGGCGTTCCTGCACTCTGTGTTCTATGCGTATGTGATGTGTGCTAACAAAGTGCTGCTGGAGAAGATGCGTAAGCCTGCGAACCTGTACGGGCTCATTGCGATGGTGCTCTTCGTGCTGATAGTGGTCACGTCGCTTGCCCCTATACGGCGGCGTGCCTTCCGTGTTTTCTACACGGTGCACTACTTGAGTACGTGGCTTGTTGTTGTGCTGATCTACATGCATGCGCGGCCCGGGGTGCCGTACTACACAGCGATGAGCCTGTCGATCCTTGTGGCACAGGTGATCTACAGGGTGCGCATCACGCGGGTGTGTGTGGCGAAGGTGCAGCGCATCTCGCCGACGTTAACGCTGATGGAGTTCCCGCTGGAGCAGCTTGCGCTGCGGCCGCAGTACCCTGGTGCGCACGTCCGCATACGGCCTGCGAAAGGCGGGGGTCTCGCGCGAGCCGTGGACTACTTGGTCAATGGCCTGGTGGTACCTTTGCAGCACCCGTTCACGATCGCGAACTTGCCGAAGGACGACAAGATCCAGCTGATCATCCGCAGCGAGAAGTTCCCGATGCGGGACGGCATGCGGTACCACGTCTCCGGGGCGTTTGAGCCGGTGATCAACTTCTTGACGAAGCCGCGCAACCTGGCGGACTCGCTTGTGAAGTACCGGTCGACGTTCGCGCTGGGCCGCGGGACGCAGGCGCTGCTGGGGTCGCCCTTGAACTACATTGTGGACTCGCAGCGGGTGCTGATCGTGGTCGGGGGCACGGGCATCTCGTTCGGGCTGCCGCTGCTGCGCGTGCTGAACTTCAACGGGTGCCTGGTGAAGCTGAAGTGGGCGATCCGGGACTTCCGGGACCTGCGCATCCTGTCGCACATCCGGAACAACTTCGAAGGGATGGAGGTGTACATCAGCGGGCAAGGGGCCGAGGACGAGATCGAGATCGAGTACACGGACAACGACTTCAGCGATAACGAGCACACGCCGCTGCTGAGCCACCACCACATGCAAGGCGGGTCCTTGCTGGACAGCATGGACCACGTAGGAAGTGGCAACGCCCGTGCGATGGACCCCGGTGCGAAGCGCGATACTAAAGCCACTAACAATGCCAACGGTGTTAACAGTGCCAACGGTGCCAACGGCGGCTACTGTCTGCGCAATGTAGCGCGGGAGAACACGGCAGACGAGATCGACTTCACGGATGTGTTCAAGAATGACACGGAGCACAAGAGAGTACCAGTTGGGGTATTCCGTGAGCCATCGATTATCGAGGAGCAAGAGGACAGGGACAAGAAGATAGCGATCCCGTCGGGTGTGAAAGTGTTCCATGGACGACCCCGGCTGGACCAGCACGACTACAACTGGTGCATGGAGAGCGAGTGCGGAGTCAACGATGTCTCCGTAGACAAGCGGCGCGTATGGGTCGTCGCAGCAGGCCCTCCGGGCCTGATAGACGCCACGTCCCGCTGGTCCACAGACAGCGGACTCCGTTTCCACGGTGAGTCCTTCGCAGTGTAG
- the PET191 gene encoding Pet191p (CAGL0M07986g~Ortholog(s) have role in mitochondrial respiratory chain complex IV assembly and cytosol, integral component of mitochondrial inner membrane, mitochondrial intermembrane space, nucleus localization), giving the protein MGASCKDQKRAVAICLQRSPCVMIERHKPQECLDNPELSKDLPELCIAQMKAFLDCKRGMVDMTKRFRGNAPLSTGKYDQQYDKLCSGDFNPREEMNKLNTLNSSEKE; this is encoded by the coding sequence ATGGGTGCCAGTTGTAAAGATCAGAAGAGAGCGGTCGCTATATGTCTTCAGAGGTCGCCATGTGTGATGATTGAAAGACACAAGCCACAGGAGTGTCTAGATAATCCCGAGCTGAGTAAAGATTTGCCAGAGTTATGTATAGCCCAGATGAAGGCTTTTCTGGATTGCAAGCGCGGTATGGTGGATATGACTAAGCGTTTTAGAGGTAATGCACCATTATCCACAGGTAAATACGACCAGCAATACGACAAGCTTTGTAGTGGGGACTTTAACCCTAGAGAAGAGATGAACAAACTTAATACATTAAATAGTTCAGAGAAAGAATAA